A single window of Bacteroidota bacterium DNA harbors:
- a CDS encoding N-acetyltransferase: MNVEFQYATLEDLPKIVSTYNSTIPSRLVTADLEPVTVVSKLQWFNAHSSAKRPLWLVICDNEYAGWMSFNSFYGRPAYDGTVEVSIYLEENFRGKGLGKVCLQKAIYACGDLNVKNLLGFIFGHNEPSLKLFKQFGFETWAHMPGVALMDGIERDLVILGKKIS; encoded by the coding sequence ATGAATGTAGAATTTCAATACGCCACCTTGGAGGATTTACCAAAAATCGTGTCAACGTATAATTCTACGATTCCTTCGCGTTTAGTGACGGCCGACCTTGAGCCGGTGACCGTTGTAAGCAAATTACAATGGTTTAACGCACATTCAAGCGCAAAGCGTCCTTTATGGTTGGTGATCTGTGATAACGAATATGCGGGCTGGATGAGTTTTAATTCCTTTTATGGAAGACCGGCCTACGACGGTACAGTGGAGGTAAGTATTTATTTGGAAGAAAACTTCCGAGGAAAAGGCTTGGGAAAAGTTTGCCTGCAAAAAGCAATTTATGCTTGTGGCGATTTAAATGTAAAAAACCTATTGGGCTTTATTTTCGGACACAACGAACCCAGTTTAAAATTATTCAAGCAATTTGGTTTTGAAACCTGGGCGCACATGCCCGGTGTTGCCTTAATGGATGGCATCGAAAGAGATCTTGTTATTTTAGGAAAAAAAATATCCTGA
- a CDS encoding amidohydrolase family protein, translating to MKKIRYIIALLVVVLQLNAQNKKKILLMNGVAHIGNGTIIENSYIGIADGKINLVTDAKTSKIDPSAYDTIIHIEGKHVYPAVISPNNILGLQEAEAVRPTSDYSETGGLNPNVRSLVAFNTDSKILPTVKTNGVLYTQCTPRSGLICGSSSILATEGWNWEDAVLKADDGIHVNFPKSIQKQGWWAEPEPSNKNSKFDEELKALTKFFEDASAYCKTSNPTEKNLRFEAMRCVFNGQCNLYLNANTAKDIIMAVNFAKSFNIAKPVIIGGKESWKITAFLKSNKIPVILNRLHDLPDHPEDDIDITFKTPALLQKDSVLFCLQFEGDMEAMQSRNLPFLAGTSVTYGLTKEHALQSITLNTAKILGIEGMIGSLEVNKLASIVVSEGDLLDMKTNQVVLAYIKGKSVNLTNEQYLLYQKYKTKYGLK from the coding sequence ATGAAAAAGATTAGATACATTATTGCGTTATTAGTTGTGGTTTTACAATTAAACGCACAAAACAAAAAGAAAATTCTATTAATGAATGGCGTTGCGCACATTGGCAACGGCACCATTATTGAAAACAGTTACATTGGTATTGCAGATGGAAAAATTAATCTTGTAACAGATGCGAAAACGTCTAAAATAGATCCGTCTGCTTATGACACCATTATCCATATAGAAGGAAAACATGTCTATCCTGCTGTTATTTCTCCCAATAATATTTTAGGCTTGCAAGAAGCCGAGGCTGTTCGTCCGACTAGCGACTACAGCGAAACCGGCGGACTTAATCCGAATGTAAGAAGTTTGGTTGCGTTTAATACCGACAGTAAAATTTTACCAACCGTAAAAACGAATGGCGTGCTTTATACACAATGTACACCGCGCAGCGGACTTATTTGCGGTTCATCCTCTATTTTAGCCACAGAAGGTTGGAATTGGGAAGACGCAGTCTTAAAGGCAGATGATGGCATTCATGTAAATTTTCCAAAGTCAATACAAAAACAAGGTTGGTGGGCAGAACCGGAGCCAAGTAATAAAAACTCCAAGTTTGATGAAGAATTAAAAGCGCTTACCAAGTTTTTTGAAGATGCATCCGCATATTGTAAAACTTCTAATCCTACTGAAAAAAACCTGCGCTTTGAAGCCATGCGTTGTGTTTTTAATGGTCAATGCAATTTGTATTTAAATGCAAATACCGCAAAAGATATCATCATGGCTGTAAACTTTGCAAAGAGTTTTAATATTGCCAAACCTGTTATAATAGGCGGAAAAGAAAGCTGGAAAATTACTGCATTTCTTAAGTCAAATAAAATTCCGGTTATATTAAATCGTTTACATGATTTACCGGATCACCCAGAAGATGATATTGATATTACTTTTAAAACTCCGGCTTTACTTCAAAAAGACAGTGTATTGTTTTGTTTGCAGTTTGAAGGTGATATGGAAGCCATGCAAAGTCGCAACTTGCCTTTCTTAGCAGGCACTTCCGTTACCTATGGTTTAACAAAGGAGCACGCTTTACAATCCATCACCCTCAACACGGCAAAAATTCTTGGTATTGAAGGAATGATAGGCAGTTTGGAGGTAAACAAACTCGCTTCAATTGTTGTGTCCGAAGGTGATTTATTGGATATGAAAACGAACCAAGTTGTTTTAGCTTACATAAAAGGCAAATCTGTTAACTTAACGAATGAACAATACTTACTTTATCAGAAGTATAAAACCAAATACGGTTTAAAATAA
- a CDS encoding SirB2 family protein: MYKAFLHTHWLAVTLFFLIYVIKTVLLLSNKQDLLQKFTKVTKIPEMIVSTLFLITGVYMLTQMPEIKTIMIIKIALVLTSIPVAIIGFKKGNKILAALSLLMITASYGLAEMSRKHKVAVPTEGIASTDGKALYEANCKLCHGDDGKQGAMGAADISKTVMDAAAIKQTILNGKGSMVKIEMSEEQAAAISSYVESNIKGK, from the coding sequence ATGTATAAAGCATTCTTACATACGCATTGGTTAGCAGTAACCTTGTTTTTTTTAATCTATGTTATTAAAACTGTTTTACTGTTAAGTAATAAGCAAGATTTACTTCAAAAATTTACTAAAGTCACTAAGATTCCTGAAATGATTGTGAGTACTTTATTTTTGATTACAGGTGTTTACATGTTAACGCAGATGCCTGAAATTAAAACCATCATGATTATAAAAATTGCGTTGGTATTAACTTCTATTCCGGTTGCTATTATCGGATTTAAAAAGGGAAATAAAATCTTGGCCGCATTATCGTTATTAATGATTACAGCGAGTTATGGTTTGGCAGAAATGAGCCGTAAGCATAAAGTGGCAGTTCCGACTGAAGGTATTGCCTCTACAGATGGAAAAGCACTATATGAAGCTAATTGCAAATTGTGTCATGGTGATGACGGCAAACAAGGTGCCATGGGTGCGGCAGATATTTCTAAAACTGTGATGGATGCCGCTGCCATTAAGCAAACCATTTTAAATGGTAAGGGAAGCATGGTGAAAATTGAAATGAGTGAGGAGCAAGCTGCAGCCATTTCTTCTTATGTAGAAAGCAATATTAAGGGTAAATAG
- a CDS encoding flippase-like domain-containing protein — protein sequence MSWLIKIAIGLASFYFIYYRLQGEFTPEKTQAVTSAFSNLNSYMLLLACIIFIPINWGIESYKWQLITAPIEEVSFITASKSVYTGLCVGNLAPGRATEFLAKILFFKPNNRPTITLLHFANGMFQLAVTILFGLISIFVFYQEKISEENSAALWIGILCMLLLSIFTFFILKFQSIQKWIVKKFERSYGQHALPYKFNSKIISKLLVLSVLRYFVFTFQFVLVIKLFYTDSLTAEMIAGICIYFLLTTVLPMISVVEAAIRSAIALMIFSGSDISEIAIVLTAVILWILNIVVPSIIGYVIIVKEKFEISLFKK from the coding sequence ATGAGCTGGCTTATTAAAATAGCTATTGGCCTAGCCAGCTTCTATTTTATTTATTATCGCTTACAAGGCGAATTCACTCCTGAGAAAACACAAGCCGTCACCTCAGCTTTCTCCAATCTAAACTCATACATGCTTTTGTTGGCCTGCATCATTTTCATTCCCATCAATTGGGGTATAGAAAGCTATAAATGGCAACTCATAACAGCACCCATTGAGGAAGTTTCGTTTATCACCGCCTCTAAGTCGGTTTACACCGGTTTATGCGTTGGTAATTTAGCGCCGGGAAGGGCCACCGAATTTTTAGCAAAAATATTATTCTTTAAACCTAATAACCGTCCAACCATTACACTGCTGCATTTCGCTAATGGTATGTTTCAATTAGCCGTTACCATATTATTCGGACTCATTTCCATTTTTGTTTTTTATCAGGAAAAAATATCAGAAGAAAATTCTGCCGCACTTTGGATTGGCATTTTATGCATGCTTTTACTAAGCATATTCACTTTTTTTATTCTGAAATTTCAATCCATTCAAAAATGGATTGTAAAAAAATTTGAGCGGAGTTATGGTCAACATGCCTTGCCCTACAAATTCAACTCAAAAATAATCTCCAAGCTTTTGGTTTTATCTGTGCTTCGGTATTTCGTTTTCACCTTTCAGTTTGTATTGGTTATTAAATTGTTTTATACCGATTCTCTTACTGCCGAAATGATTGCAGGCATTTGCATATACTTTCTTCTTACTACCGTTTTACCTATGATAAGTGTTGTGGAAGCAGCCATACGTTCGGCCATTGCGTTGATGATTTTTTCAGGAAGCGATATTTCTGAGATTGCCATTGTATTAACGGCTGTGATATTATGGATATTGAATATCGTAGTGCCAAGTATAATTGGTTATGTAATTATTGTAAAAGAAAAATTTGAAATTTCATTATTTAAAAAATGA
- a CDS encoding amidohydrolase family protein, which produces MLKRIYFAVTVLFTISSASAQTTFPSNGAPNPVHTIYAFTNANIHVDQDITINNGVLVIQDGKIIAAAEKATIPSSAIVYNLNGKHIYASFIDLYSNFGLAEASQPKDGKKQNAPKEIKKGAYGWNPAIRADVEAHKEFTYNKDKASELMKMGVGLVVTSSKDGIVRGSGALVHLANQKENEAIIKDKAAAFYSFKKGNSPEQYPGSLTGAMALLRQTYYDAKWYKENSAKTEYNISLEAFNSLSTLPAIFDAGDKYNALRANVIGKEFGVKYIIKGGGNEYQRIADIQSTYCKYIIPVNYPDAPDVEDPLDATEVSLAELKHWELAPTNAAAMETNMIPFCFTSADLKDAKQFLPNIRKAILHGLSEKTALRALTTNPASFINQSDKIGALKTGMLANFFISNKNIFEDDAIIYEHWCNGQQSVFEDMNMPDIRGNYKLISSDGKNFSVSIKGDAAKPSGAIKMDTTKKPLTIVFKNNLATFTFQYDSNKTARLSLNYNALNKTFTGKGQWANGSWFDFDLNFISADTSKSKPIDKKKKPEIGKVYYPFSAYGEPLPENDGILRDALTKFKNRYDAILIKDATIWTNNGDSVLKEYDVYITEGKIVRIAPNIDAPKLAFAKIINAKGMHLTPGIIDEHSHIALSGGVNEWAQASSAEVRMGDVINPEDINIYRQLSGGVTCAQLLHGSANPVGGQSQIIKLRWGMGPEEMKYYNAPGFIKFALGENVKQGNNPYGSNRFPQTRMGVEQTYIDIFTRALEYKKQNEAFAKTSSKQKGITVSPRKDIELDAIVEILDSKRFITCHSYVQSEINMLMHVADSFHFKVNTFTHILEGYKVADKMKNHGVTASTFADWWAYKMEVMDAIPYNAALLTKMGVNTCINSDDAEMGRRLNQEAAKSIKYGGLTETEALKLVTLNPAKALRIDDKVGSIQVGKVADVVLWNDNPLSIYAKADKTIIDGQIYFDREEDAKRREEIKKEKARLVSKLIAEKQKGTKTVKPSGRKQQLYHCDTIEE; this is translated from the coding sequence ATGTTAAAAAGAATATATTTTGCTGTTACTGTCTTATTTACTATAAGTTCCGCTTCAGCGCAAACCACCTTCCCTTCTAATGGGGCTCCAAATCCGGTTCACACCATTTATGCATTCACAAATGCTAATATTCATGTCGACCAGGATATAACGATCAATAATGGCGTTCTTGTGATACAAGACGGTAAAATTATTGCGGCAGCCGAAAAGGCAACTATCCCATCATCGGCTATCGTATATAATTTAAATGGAAAACATATTTATGCTTCCTTCATTGATTTATATTCCAATTTCGGATTAGCAGAAGCATCACAACCAAAAGACGGGAAAAAACAGAATGCACCAAAAGAAATCAAAAAGGGTGCTTATGGATGGAATCCGGCAATCAGAGCAGATGTAGAAGCGCATAAAGAATTTACCTACAATAAGGATAAAGCATCAGAGTTAATGAAAATGGGCGTTGGACTTGTAGTTACTTCCTCAAAAGACGGTATTGTAAGAGGAAGTGGTGCTTTAGTTCACTTAGCGAATCAAAAAGAAAATGAAGCCATAATTAAAGATAAGGCTGCAGCTTTTTACTCTTTCAAAAAAGGAAATTCACCGGAACAATATCCAGGATCACTAACCGGTGCGATGGCGCTATTGCGCCAAACTTATTACGACGCAAAATGGTATAAAGAAAATTCTGCGAAAACCGAATATAACATCTCACTTGAGGCCTTTAATTCACTTAGCACTTTGCCGGCTATATTCGACGCGGGTGATAAGTATAATGCTTTACGCGCAAACGTTATTGGAAAAGAGTTTGGCGTAAAATATATTATTAAAGGCGGAGGAAATGAATATCAACGCATCGCAGATATCCAATCGACTTATTGCAAATACATCATACCAGTTAACTATCCGGATGCTCCTGATGTAGAAGATCCTTTAGATGCCACTGAAGTTTCGCTGGCCGAATTAAAACATTGGGAATTGGCGCCTACCAATGCAGCTGCAATGGAGACTAATATGATTCCCTTCTGCTTTACAAGCGCTGATCTTAAAGATGCCAAACAATTTTTACCAAATATTCGTAAAGCCATTCTTCATGGTTTAAGTGAAAAAACCGCTTTACGCGCTCTCACTACAAATCCGGCATCGTTTATAAATCAAAGCGATAAAATTGGCGCATTAAAAACGGGCATGCTAGCCAATTTTTTTATTTCGAATAAAAATATTTTTGAAGATGACGCCATCATCTATGAACACTGGTGTAATGGTCAACAATCCGTTTTTGAGGATATGAATATGCCTGACATCAGAGGAAATTACAAATTAATTAGCAGCGATGGCAAGAATTTTTCAGTGTCAATTAAGGGTGATGCTGCAAAACCTTCCGGCGCCATAAAAATGGATACTACAAAAAAACCTCTAACCATAGTTTTCAAAAACAATCTGGCTACTTTTACTTTTCAATACGACAGTAATAAAACAGCACGACTCAGTTTAAATTACAATGCACTTAACAAAACATTTACAGGAAAAGGGCAATGGGCCAACGGTTCTTGGTTTGATTTCGATTTGAATTTTATTTCGGCTGATACTTCAAAATCTAAACCTATAGATAAAAAGAAAAAGCCGGAAATTGGAAAGGTATATTATCCATTCTCGGCTTATGGGGAACCTTTGCCTGAAAATGACGGAATTCTAAGAGATGCTCTAACTAAATTTAAAAATCGCTATGACGCCATCTTAATTAAGGATGCCACTATTTGGACAAATAATGGTGACTCCGTTTTAAAAGAGTATGATGTTTATATTACAGAAGGGAAAATAGTACGCATTGCGCCAAATATTGATGCTCCGAAACTCGCGTTTGCGAAAATTATAAATGCAAAAGGAATGCATCTCACTCCTGGAATCATTGATGAACATTCACACATCGCTTTAAGCGGAGGTGTGAATGAATGGGCACAAGCAAGTAGCGCTGAAGTACGAATGGGTGATGTAATTAATCCTGAAGACATCAATATTTATCGTCAATTATCCGGCGGCGTAACATGCGCTCAATTATTACATGGTTCCGCAAATCCTGTTGGCGGACAAAGTCAGATTATTAAACTACGTTGGGGAATGGGACCCGAAGAGATGAAGTATTACAATGCTCCGGGTTTTATCAAATTTGCACTTGGAGAAAATGTAAAACAAGGCAATAATCCTTATGGCTCTAATCGTTTTCCGCAAACGCGTATGGGCGTTGAACAAACGTATATAGACATTTTTACCAGAGCACTTGAATACAAAAAACAAAATGAAGCATTCGCAAAAACTAGCAGTAAACAAAAAGGCATTACCGTTTCTCCAAGAAAGGATATTGAATTAGATGCTATTGTTGAAATTTTAGACAGCAAACGATTTATCACCTGTCATAGTTATGTACAAAGTGAAATTAATATGTTGATGCATGTAGCGGATAGCTTCCACTTTAAGGTGAATACGTTTACGCATATTTTAGAAGGATATAAAGTAGCGGATAAAATGAAAAACCATGGCGTAACCGCGTCAACGTTTGCCGATTGGTGGGCTTATAAAATGGAAGTAATGGATGCTATTCCGTATAACGCCGCTTTGCTTACAAAAATGGGAGTAAATACTTGTATCAACAGTGATGATGCGGAAATGGGAAGGCGTTTAAATCAGGAAGCTGCGAAATCTATTAAGTATGGTGGATTAACCGAAACCGAAGCTTTAAAATTAGTGACTTTAAATCCGGCAAAAGCGCTTCGCATTGATGATAAAGTGGGAAGCATTCAAGTTGGAAAAGTGGCCGATGTGGTTTTATGGAACGATAATCCATTAAGTATTTATGCGAAAGCTGACAAAACTATTATCGATGGTCAGATTTATTTTGATCGTGAAGAAGACGCGAAACGTCGAGAAGAAATTAAAAAAGAGAAGGCGCGTTTGGTAAGTAAGTTAATCGCCGAAAAACAAAAAGGAACAAAGACAGTTAAACCTTCGGGACGTAAACAACAGTTATATCATTGTGATACTATTGAGGAATAA
- the hflX gene encoding GTPase HflX, whose protein sequence is MKSDSASTTHQPKLAVLVGVISKLQDEDRSKEYLEELEFLAETYGVETRKWFTQKLDKPDKSTFIGKGKTQEIAAFIKENNIDVVIFDDELSPSQQRNLEKELGKKILDRTTLILEIFSQRAQTAHAKTQVQLAQYQYLLPRLTGMWTHLERQRGGTGTRGGAGEKEIETDRRIVRDKIAALKEQLLTIDKQMATQRKSRGEMIRVALVGYTNVGKSTIMNLMSKSHVFAENKLFATLDTTVRKVTIDNLFFLLSDTVGFIRKLPTQLVESFKSTLDEVREADILLHVVDISHPHFEDHINVVRETLKEIGAGDKPTLLIFNKIDAFTYEKKDEDDLTPITKRNLSMDDLKKTWMGALNSPCIFISAQNKINVDELKSTIYTMVKDMHVKRYPYNNLLY, encoded by the coding sequence ATGAAATCTGATTCTGCCTCTACAACCCATCAGCCAAAGTTGGCGGTGTTAGTCGGGGTTATTTCTAAACTGCAAGACGAAGACCGTTCGAAAGAGTATTTAGAGGAACTTGAGTTTTTAGCGGAAACCTATGGTGTTGAAACGCGTAAATGGTTTACACAAAAATTAGACAAGCCTGATAAATCTACTTTTATCGGTAAAGGCAAAACACAGGAAATTGCGGCTTTTATCAAAGAAAACAATATTGATGTAGTAATCTTTGATGATGAATTATCACCCTCACAACAACGAAATCTTGAAAAGGAACTCGGAAAGAAAATTCTTGACCGCACCACATTAATTCTTGAAATATTTTCTCAACGAGCACAAACGGCACATGCTAAAACACAAGTTCAGTTAGCGCAGTATCAGTATTTATTGCCGCGTTTAACGGGTATGTGGACTCACTTGGAGAGACAACGTGGTGGCACAGGAACACGCGGTGGTGCCGGTGAAAAAGAAATCGAAACAGATAGGCGAATTGTGCGCGATAAAATCGCGGCTTTAAAAGAACAGTTACTTACTATCGATAAGCAAATGGCTACGCAGCGAAAGAGTAGAGGAGAAATGATTCGTGTGGCATTGGTTGGTTATACAAACGTTGGCAAATCTACCATTATGAATTTGATGAGTAAAAGTCACGTATTTGCAGAGAATAAATTATTTGCCACCTTGGATACAACAGTAAGAAAAGTAACTATTGATAATCTTTTTTTCCTGTTAAGTGATACGGTTGGTTTTATTCGTAAACTACCAACACAATTAGTTGAGAGTTTTAAATCTACTTTGGATGAAGTTCGTGAAGCTGATATCTTATTGCATGTAGTTGATATTTCACATCCGCATTTTGAAGATCACATTAATGTGGTTAGAGAAACTTTGAAAGAAATAGGCGCCGGTGATAAACCAACACTTTTAATCTTTAATAAAATCGATGCGTTTACCTATGAGAAAAAGGATGAGGATGATTTGACGCCAATAACAAAGCGTAATTTATCGATGGATGATTTGAAAAAAACCTGGATGGGTGCTTTGAATAGTCCGTGTATTTTCATTAGCGCACAAAACAAAATAAATGTCGATGAACTTAAATCTACCATTTACACGATGGTGAAGGACATGCATGTTAAACGTTATCCGTACAATAATTTATTATATTAA
- the ruvC gene encoding crossover junction endodeoxyribonuclease RuvC, whose amino-acid sequence MATDRIILGIDPGTIIMGYGLVHIKNNKPELLATGVIKLDKLEDHALRLQKIFERTIAIIEEYKPDELAIEAPFFGKNVQSMLKLGRAQGVAIAAALSKKIPITEYSPKKIKMSITGNGNASKEQVAAMLQQLLKFKNTPQHLDATDALGAAMCHYYQNSKLTGAAKSYTGWKAFLADNPKRKA is encoded by the coding sequence ATGGCAACCGACCGGATTATATTGGGAATTGACCCCGGAACTATTATCATGGGATACGGTTTGGTGCATATCAAAAACAATAAGCCTGAATTACTAGCTACAGGTGTAATTAAATTGGATAAACTGGAAGATCATGCGCTGCGTTTGCAAAAAATATTTGAACGCACCATTGCAATTATCGAAGAATATAAGCCCGACGAATTAGCTATTGAAGCACCATTTTTCGGGAAGAATGTACAGAGTATGTTGAAGTTGGGAAGAGCGCAAGGTGTTGCGATTGCGGCGGCCTTGAGTAAAAAAATCCCGATTACGGAATATTCACCAAAGAAGATTAAAATGAGCATTACCGGAAACGGAAATGCAAGTAAAGAGCAAGTAGCGGCGATGTTGCAACAGCTTTTGAAATTCAAAAACACCCCACAACATTTAGATGCTACCGATGCTTTAGGTGCAGCCATGTGCCACTATTATCAGAACAGCAAATTGACGGGCGCGGCTAAATCCTATACCGGCTGGAAAGCGTTTTTAGCGGATAATCCGAAACGTAAAGCCTAA
- a CDS encoding glycosyltransferase — protein sequence MMLLLKLIAIVALWLYAGALLYAAIGFWRSHFFTSRLEHKNFTRVTVVIPARNEEANIEACLSSILSQEFDFSLLQIIVVNDASNDKTLEITERILSQSGISHLIISNQTQEGKKKSLTKAIESADGSLIITRDADTYTTSNRWLKTIVDFHEVSKKEFIIAPVRYENKNGLLSQIQYFESLALSILTGGYAAYKKAFLCSGANLAFTKSVFRSTNGYSNHLNIASGDDVLFLEEVKKVKPETIVYLKQNDATVITYPEKNLRNLAFQKIRWASKIGQNSTIFNAFLGILVLFIHVFTVFSLFVLLFRQHISAFGIIFILGRFLIDYLLLFLASRYFKQDLKWWWFLPAGLIYSVFVSITAILSLLIKPNWK from the coding sequence ATGATGCTGCTTTTAAAATTAATAGCAATTGTGGCACTGTGGTTATATGCAGGCGCTTTACTTTATGCAGCTATTGGATTTTGGCGCAGTCATTTTTTTACATCAAGGTTAGAACATAAAAATTTTACGCGCGTTACTGTTGTAATTCCTGCCCGTAATGAAGAAGCAAACATAGAAGCTTGTTTAAGCTCTATCTTGTCGCAGGAATTTGATTTTAGTTTGCTGCAAATTATTGTAGTGAATGATGCATCCAACGATAAAACATTAGAAATTACCGAACGTATTTTAAGTCAATCCGGAATTAGTCATTTAATTATTTCCAATCAAACTCAAGAAGGCAAAAAGAAAAGTTTAACTAAAGCCATAGAAAGTGCTGATGGGAGTTTAATCATTACACGCGATGCGGATACATATACAACAAGTAACCGATGGCTCAAAACAATCGTTGATTTTCATGAAGTGAGTAAAAAAGAATTTATTATTGCCCCGGTGCGTTATGAAAACAAAAACGGACTGCTTTCACAAATTCAATATTTCGAAAGCCTTGCTTTATCTATTTTAACGGGCGGTTACGCAGCCTACAAAAAGGCATTTTTGTGCAGTGGTGCTAACCTGGCTTTTACTAAAAGTGTTTTCCGCTCAACAAATGGTTACAGCAATCACCTAAATATTGCCTCCGGCGATGATGTTCTGTTTTTGGAGGAGGTAAAAAAAGTAAAACCCGAAACAATTGTCTATTTAAAACAGAATGATGCCACAGTTATAACCTATCCTGAAAAAAATCTGCGAAATCTGGCATTTCAGAAAATCAGATGGGCTTCAAAAATTGGGCAAAATTCTACCATTTTCAATGCTTTTTTGGGCATTTTGGTGCTTTTTATCCATGTTTTTACCGTTTTTAGCCTATTTGTGCTTTTATTTAGACAGCATATTTCAGCCTTTGGTATAATTTTTATTTTGGGTAGGTTTTTAATTGACTATTTGTTATTATTTTTAGCCTCACGTTATTTTAAACAAGACCTGAAATGGTGGTGGTTTTTACCGGCCGGGCTCATTTACAGTGTATTTGTTTCAATAACAGCAATTTTAAGTTTACTAATTAAACCCAACTGGAAGTAA
- a CDS encoding ABC transporter permease, with protein MEAESLSKQTWKRFRRNGLAMTGLVLICIASIVSILGYTITPDSTPFANDQKPELHIKEPGFSIQLLLLKKNEAAKSTNFFTKMFVGANSEFSSVAIHDYKFAGPEIIVEEYTGQTPNNGNKVPYNLADVVYDVNPNKKIKFDEASNTLEFTLISSGETVKKSVTELQEEVKNNHLESKTFLLGTDLAGRDLLSRLMIGTRISLSVGFISVVISIVIGILLGALAGYFRGKVDDLIMWNINVVWSIPTLLLVIAITLVLGKGIFQVFIAVGLTMWVDVARIVRGQILSIREKEFVEAGRALGYKNMRIILRHILPNVMGPVIVIAASNFASAILTEAGLSFLGIGAQPPTPSWGEMINAHRGYVLVDKAYLAFIPGIAIMLLVLAFMLVGNGLRDALDSRSLDSKPIMGS; from the coding sequence ATGGAAGCTGAATCCCTTTCCAAACAAACCTGGAAACGGTTTCGCCGAAATGGTTTAGCAATGACAGGATTGGTTTTAATTTGCATCGCCAGTATTGTTTCTATTTTAGGTTATACAATTACTCCCGATTCAACTCCTTTCGCAAACGATCAAAAACCTGAACTTCATATTAAAGAACCGGGCTTTAGCATTCAATTGTTATTGCTCAAAAAAAATGAGGCGGCTAAAAGCACTAACTTTTTTACAAAAATGTTTGTGGGTGCGAACAGCGAATTCAGCTCGGTAGCGATTCATGATTATAAATTTGCAGGGCCTGAAATCATCGTAGAAGAATACACAGGACAAACTCCTAACAATGGCAATAAAGTTCCTTACAATTTGGCTGATGTTGTTTACGATGTAAATCCTAATAAGAAAATTAAATTCGATGAAGCATCGAATACACTTGAATTTACTTTGATCAGCTCAGGTGAAACCGTTAAAAAGAGCGTGACTGAATTACAAGAAGAAGTAAAAAACAATCACCTCGAAAGCAAAACTTTTTTATTAGGTACTGACTTAGCCGGCCGTGATTTGTTAAGTCGATTAATGATTGGAACGCGCATTTCATTAAGTGTTGGTTTTATTTCCGTTGTCATTTCAATTGTAATTGGAATTTTATTGGGTGCTTTAGCCGGTTATTTCCGTGGAAAAGTAGACGACCTCATTATGTGGAACATCAATGTTGTTTGGTCTATTCCCACTTTATTACTCGTAATTGCCATCACTTTAGTTTTAGGGAAAGGAATATTCCAGGTGTTTATCGCGGTAGGATTAACTATGTGGGTAGATGTGGCGCGTATTGTGCGCGGACAAATTTTAAGTATTCGTGAAAAAGAATTTGTGGAAGCAGGTCGCGCATTAGGTTATAAAAACATGCGAATCATTCTTCGTCACATTCTACCAAATGTAATGGGTCCGGTAATCGTAATTGCCGCATCTAATTTTGCTTCTGCTATATTAACTGAAGCCGGTTTAAGTTTTTTAGGTATAGGTGCTCAACCGCCAACTCCTTCCTGGGGCGAAATGATTAATGCGCACAGAGGTTATGTGTTGGTAGATAAAGCGTATTTAGCTTTTATTCCCGGTATTGCCATCATGTTACTTGTATTAGCATTTATGTTAGTAGGTAACGGTTTACGTGATGCGCTCGACTCCCGCTCTCTGGATTCTAAACCAATTATGGGCAGTTAA